In Silene latifolia isolate original U9 population chromosome 3, ASM4854445v1, whole genome shotgun sequence, a single window of DNA contains:
- the LOC141648613 gene encoding putative F-box protein At3g24700: MKKAAINLPPELLFEVLSCVPAKDLSKLRVVCKLWNSIICDPSFHQYHLDQLRKKNINGYKYYLSSNGRGYFSSVIISSPKTLAFIDEINLPNSHYDRALNSIMSFAQIKNSIMARVDGVLLVRTTISHLGKYYANMIFLWNPTLGKVVDIPLSEPLMNKINNRSYRYWDIVFGFGFDSVSNIYKVVALYLEMNDLKTAVYNLSSRSWTPFERGLIIDDVKNFLHSTPHSLNFEGCVYWLATLKIKGNNETHYLSFNLSTEALTCSKLPDAKCDEDNQYVSRYLSVLYESLALVDCYHYCGDDLRGHIRVWIRRKDSTTSSEFSWVELYNLNCDNKYFINLANNGSLYLRSSSVRRSPLSVYDLKTGKEEACSNTSESIYPIDGYLGSLALLT, from the coding sequence ATGAAAAAAGCAGCGATAAATTTACCTCCGGAATTATTATTCGAAGTTTTGTCATGTGTTCCTGCCAAAGATTTGTCAAAATTAAGGGTGGTATGCAAATTATGGAACTCAATTATCTGTGATCCTAGTTTCCATCAATACCATCTTGATCAGTTACGCAAGAAAAACATTAATGGTTATAAGTACTACTTATCATCTAATGGCCGAGGTTACTTTAGTTCAGTGATTATTAGTAGTCCTAAAACTCTTGCTTTTATTGACGAGATTAACCTACCCAATTCCCATTATGATCGCGCTTTGAATTCTATAATGTCTTTCGCCCAAATAAAGAATTCTATAATGGCTCGTGTCGATGGAGTCTTATTGGTCCGCACTACTATTTCGCATCTAGGCAAATATTACGCAAACATGATCTTCTTATGGAACCCGACTCTTGGGAAAGTTGTTGATATACCGCTTTCTGAACCGTTGATGAACAAGATCAATAATAGAAGTTATAGATATTGGGATATTGTGTTCGGGTTTGGGTTTGATTCGGTGAGTAATATTTATAAGGTGGTGGCACTTTATTTGGAGATGAATGATTTGAAAACCGCGGTATATAACCTTAGTTCTCGTTCATGGACTCCATTCGAGAGAGGTTTGATTATTGATGACGTGAAGAATTTCTTGCATTCAACACCCCATTCCTTGAATTTTGAAGGTTGTGTTTACTGGCTCGCTACCCTTAAAATAAAAGGGAATAACGAGACACATTACCTATCATTTAATCTGTCGACTGAGGCCTTGACTTGCTCCAAATTGCCTGACGCTAAATGTGACGAGGACAACCAGTATGTGTCGAGGTATCTATCAGTCTTATATGAGTCGCTTGCACTTGTAGATTGTTATCATTATTGCGGTGATGATCTTCGCGGACATATTCGTGTATGGATCAGACGAAAGGATAGTACAACCAGTTCCGAATTTTCTTGGGTTGAGCTCTATAATCTCAATTGCGATAATAAATATTTTATAAACTTGGCGAATAATGGTAGTCTTTATTTAAGGTCGTCGTCGGTTCGCAGGTCACCATTATCTGTTTATGACTTGAAAACCGGCAAGGAAGAGGCTTGCTCAAATACTAGTGAGAGTATATACCCCATAGATGGTTATCTAGGAAGTTTGGCATTGTTAACCTAA